TAAGCAAAGCTGTATCTTTAGTTTTTAACTTTTGAACACCTTCAAATACAACTTTTGTTGCATCGATATCAAGTCCAGAATCAGTTTCATCCAGAATAGCCAATTTTGGCTCTAAAACTGCCATCTGTAAAATTTCATTCTTTTTCTTTTCTCCACCAGAAAATCCAACATTCAAATGTCTATCTGCATATTCAGGATTAATGTGAAGCTTTTCCATTTTTTCCACTAATTCATTATGAAATTGCATTAAATACTGCTTTTCCCCAGTAACAGCCTCTTTTGCCGTTCTCAAAAAGTCCTCCACAGTAAGCCCTGGTATTTCTTCAGGATATTGAAATGATAGGAAAATTCCTTTTTTAGCTCTTTCATCAACAGCATCTTCATTAATATTCTCTCCATCCAAAATAATTTCTCCATCAACTAATTCGTGTTTTGGATGTCCCACAAGAATACTTGCAAGCGTAGATTTTCCTGCTCCGTTAGGTCCCATAATTACGTGAACTTCTCCTTTATTTATAGTCAAGTTCAGTCCTTTTAAGATTTCCTTCCCCTCTACTTCAGATTTTACGTTTTTCAATTCTAACAAACTCATGTTAATTTTACCTCCAAAATTTTTCTAAATATATCTAAATTTCACTAAACTTAATCAAAGCAAAAATTTGAGTGAAACATATCAATTTTTAATTATTTCATAAACTGATTTTATCATAAATTTATTTGTTTATCAAATCAAATTGTACTTATATATTTTATCAAAAAATTGTAATAAAATCAATTATGAAAATAATTTATTTATATTTTTCTATATGATAATTTGTATTTTAATATTTAAATTAAGTAATTGGTACAATTATTGAATAATCTTCTGTCCATTCTTTCCATTTTTCAGGTGTCAATGTTACCAAATCTATTTTTTTCATAAAATCGTATGGTTCTTCATAACTTTGTAGCGAGGTATTATCAATTAAATTTTTAGGAGCCATTTTATCATTAATTCCTAAGTCAAATCCATGTAATAATGCTATTTTAGAATACATTAATACATAAATATTCAAATAAAAACTATAATTAATATCTGTATCAAAAAGAATTTTCTTAGCTATTTTAGGTTCTAATAATTTATGTATTGCTCGTTTCATTTTTTCTGTATTTTTATTTACTAATGCTTCAAAAAACATAAAATCATATTTTGTATATGCATAATAACTTTTAGTTAATGGTTCTTCCAAATATTTTTTGCTTCTTTTTTCTACTTCTTCAAAATCTCCTAATAGTGCTAAAATAGTTGTTTTTGATAAAAAAGAATTTCGATGTAAATCTTTTGATTTTATATAGGTGTTCTCTTTTGAATTAAAATCATTTGAAGTTATATAGTTTAAATTATTTTTTAAAAAACTTATCCATTCTTTATTATTTGACATAATTAATCCAAATAAACTATAGCTAGCCTTATAAAGTTTTGATTCTTTAGAAGTTCCTAAAATTTTTAATTTTTCTGAAATATGACAGTTTAACCTAAAAGAATTTAAATTATTTTCTATCAATAAATTTTTTGAAGCAAGTACTTTATACCCTGATGATAATGTTCTCATACAGGATAACTGATTTCCCTTTTTATTTTTAATGTAATCTATACATCTTTTTTCCATTTCAAAATCAAATTTATAATCAGATAAAATTTCATAATTTTCTTTGAACTTTTGTTCATCAATTAAAATATTCACTTATATTCCTCATTTCCAATCTAATTTTTATTATTTTCTTAATCTGAAAAATCACATCGCTCCATTGTATGTTTCCTTATCATTTTTAAAAAACTTCTTTTGTAATCGCTGAACATTTATTTGTTTCTTTATACTAAACCCCATTTAAACAGCGAATTTATTAAAAACTTTTCTAAAAAAGGATAAAAAACTAATATTTTTAATTAAAATATAATTTTCATTTTTTAAACAGAGTCTACCATAAACTAATCCGTCGGAGCATTTTTCTGTGCTGGCAAAACTGTTTGAGCATAGCGAGTTTTTTGTCAGTGCAGAAAAATGTCGTAGACTAGCCATAGGTTGTAGGATTTGCGGCAATGAGCAATCCTACAAAAACATAGTAATTAGTTGAATGGCTATGAAATAGCTATTATAAAAATTTATTCCTATTTTCAAAAGAGTTTAGTATTAATAACAAATCCTTCAATTCTTCAAGACTAATTTTTTCCATTATTTATATTCTCCTGTTTGATTTTCAGATAAAAAAATGTTGCATTTAATATTGCAATTTATGATAAGTTAAAATTTTACAAAAAAAGTATCCTCTTAAACACCTACTCCAAAGAGAATACTTTTTAAAAAACATATTTTTATTACTTATTATTTCAAAGCAAATGCCTTGTGATTTAAAGGTCCAGTATAGTCGTTTAATTTAAAGGACTGTTTCAAGGCTTCTGTGATTAATTTTTTTGTAGTAGCAACTGCTTCGCTTACTGTGGAACCTTTTGCCAGTTCTGCTGTGATTGAGGCGGAGAAAGTACATCCTGCACCGTGATTCCATTCTGTATCAATTTTTTCAGATTCAAAAAATTCAAAATCTTTTCCATCGTATAAGAAATCAATTGATTTTTCTCCAGCGAAAAATTTTCTTCCTTTTATAACAACATTTTTTGCACCTAAGTCACATATTTTTTTAGCCGCTTCCTTCGCTTCCTCAAGCGTGTCAATTTTTTCCATTCCAGCTAACTGCGCGGCTTCAAATAAGTTTGGTGTAACGACAGTTGCGTAAGGCAATAAATGATTTTTCATGGCAATTACATTTTCTGGGAAAAGATTTTCAGTAGAACCGCTGCTCACTTTGCATACCATAACGGGATCTATAACAACTGGATTTTTACAATTTTTTAAAATAGAACCTACATATTCAATAATTTCAACTGTAGGAAGCATGCCAGTTTTTAATGCATCCACTCCAATTCCATTTACAACTGTATCAATTTGCTCTTTTATAACATTCAATTCAATTGGAAAAACTTTGTGAGCCCAGCTATTTCTAGGATCCATTGTAACAATAACTGTCAGGGCGTTCATTCCATAAACCCCTCTTTCCTGAAACGTTTTCAGATCTGCCTGTATGCCAGCTCCCCCGCTTGTATCAGATCCCGCAATTGTTAATACTTTTTTTATAGACATTTTAGTACCTCCTGTTTTGTATTTTAATTATTTCAGTTTCAAATTATCAATAACCCTTGTTTTTATAAAAAATAATATGATAAAAACATCTATACAATCAAAACATTTCAAAAATTAATTTGTTAAATAAATTTTAAATTTATCTTGCAAATTCAATATTTTTCATAATTTCCTTTGCTATTTCAGGTTTATTCATTGTATAAATATGAATTCCCTTGATTCCATAAGCTAATAATTCTATAATTTGTTCACTTGCGTACATTATTCCAGCCTTTTTCATAGATTCTGGATTATCTCCGTATTTTTCCAGTAATTTATCTAATTTGTGAGGTACAGAGCATTTTGACAGCTCTATAATTCTTTTTATCTGCTTTGCATTTGTAACTGGCATAATTCCTGCAACTAAAGGTACTTTTATATCTAGTTTTTCTGCCTGCTCCTTAAATTTTATAAAAATATCATTATCAAAGAACATTTGAGAAGTTAAAAAATCTGTTCCAGCCTCAACTTTATTCTTCAAATGAAAAAGATCAACCAAATCATTATTTTCATAGTGAGTTTCTGGATAAAACGCACCGCCAATTGAAAAATCATCAAATTCACTGTTTTTTCTCAAGTCGCTAATCAGTTCAGAAGCGTACTTATAATCTCCCTTGTTATAAATATCTTCTGTTTCTCCTTGCGGAATATCTCCACGAAGTGCCAAAATATTTTTTACATTTTTACTTTTTGCTTCCTGTAAATAATCGTGAATTTCGCTTTTCTTACTTCCAACACAAGTTAAATGAGCCAAAACTTCTGTTTTCAAATTATTTTTAATGTGAGAAGCCATTTCAATAGTCCCGCCTTTAGTCTGCCCGCCTGCACCGTATGTAACGCTAATAAAATCAGGCTTGCACTCCACTAGTTCAGCCGTCACCTCTTTTAATTTCTCTTGCGAAAAATTTTTGTTTGGTGGAAAAATCTCAAAGGAAATAAGATGCTCCTTCTGTTCAAACATATCTTTTATTTTCATTAAAACCTCCTAATTAATACTATTTCCCGTTTAAAGAGCAGAAATCAAAAATTGATGAAATTAAAGCCTTTTTACGCGGAAAAATCTTTAAGATGGATACTTAAAAATTAAATTTGATTTTTTTACAAAGATGTCAAATTAATTATTATAGAATTTTACTTCTATTTTTTAACTGGGATTTAGTATAAACATATAATAAAACATTCTTTAAATTAATTCAAACATTAAAAATAACTTTTATTCCTCAAAAAATTCGCCCATTTTTCTGTATTTATCGTATCTTCTTCTAAGCAGTTCCCTTAGAGAGAACTTGTCAATCCGTTTAAATTCCTTTACAACCATTTCCTTTAAATTTTGAGCTGTTTCCTCAAAGTTTCTATGAGCGCCGCCTAATGGCTCTTTTATTATTTCATCTATTATTCCGAGGCTCTTTAGACTGATGGCATCCATTTTTAGGCTTCTTGCGGCTTCCGCGGCTTTTGTTGAGTCGTTAAAAAGGATTGATGCGCAGCCTTCTGGAGAAATAACCGAATACACACTGTTTTCAAGCATTAAAATTGAGTCTGCCACACCAATTCCTAATGCTCCTCCACTTCCACCTTCTCCAATAACAACTGATACAATTGGCACACGAAATCCGAACATTTCTGCCAAGTTTTTAGCAATGGCTTCTCCTTGCCCCTTTTCTTCGGCTTCTATTCCAGGATATGCTCCAGCCGTGTCGATTAATGTTAAAATTGGCAATTTAAAACGTTCCGCCATTCTCATTAGCCTTAACGCCTTTCTATATCCTTCAGGACTTGCCATCCCAAAATTTCTGTAGATATTTGAATCAATATCCCTTCCTTTTTGCTGCCCTATTATCATTATCTTATATCCATCAATTGTCGCAAGCCCTCCTACAATGGCATTATCATCCTTTGAGAGCCTGTCACCATGAAGTTCTACAAAATCCTGAGTCAGCTCATTTATATAGTCTAAAGTGTAAGGTCTTTGAGGATTTCTTGAAATTTGAATTCTGTTCCATGCATCCATCTCGTTTTCCTCAAAATCCCTGTATTTGTCTTCCAGATTTTTTTCAAGTTCTGTTATCTGAGCAGAAAAATCAATGCTTCTTTCAGCTGAAAATCTTTTTAACTCGGCTATATTATCTTCCAATTCCTTAATTTCATCTTTTATACTCATAGTTCTATCCTTTCGTTTGAAAAATTTTAAAACTTACACTAATTTTTCCAATACTCTATAAATCGTTGTTTTTAAATCTTTTCTTTCTGAAATTATGTCAATCATTCCGTGTTCCAGCAAAAATTCTGCCCTTTGAAATCCTTTTGGCAATTTCTGATTTACAGTCTGCTCAATTACTCTAGGCCCTGCAAAGGCAATCAAAGTATTTGGCTCTGTTATAATAACATCTCCCAGCATTGCAAAAGAAGCTGTTACTCCACCTGTAGTCGGATCAACAGGCACAGAAATAAACGGAATGCCTGCTTCATTCAGTTTCTTTACTGCTCCTGAAGTTTTTGCCATTTGCATAAGCGACAAGATTCCTTCCTGCATTCTTGCACCGCCAGAGCTTGAAACTATCACAACTGGTATTTTCCGTTTAAGCCCTCGTTCCAACGCCCTTGTAATCTTCTCTCCAACAACCGAACCCATGCTTCCGCCCATAAAGCTGAATTCCATTGCGGCAATGCTGACTTCTATTCCGTTAATTTTCCCAATTCCACTAATGACACCATCTAACATACGGCTTTTCTCACGTGAAACTTCCAATTTTTCCTCGTATCCAGGAAAATTCAGCATATCTTTTGAATTAAGCGTCATATCTTCCTCAAGAAACGTTTCTTCATCAATTAGAAGCTCTATTCTTTCAAACGCTGTAAGCCTGAAATAATTTCCACATTTTGGACATACATTTAAGTTATTCTTCAAATCCTCATTATAAATGATCTCGTTGCATCGATTACATTTTTTCCACTTGTTATCATCCACAACATCAACTGTTAATTTTGATTTGGATGTAAGTGTTACATATTTATTTTTTGATTTTCTACTTGAAAATAAACCCATTTTCTTCACCTCTCAAGAATTTTATATTTTTTAATTGAAATAACAGGTGTTACAATACCATATATAATACTCCACTTATATTAGAAATTTCTTTGAGCGAAATATTTTTTTAAAAAAATGCCTTATCTGAAATTGAAAACTTATAGTTATCAAAAGAAATTGAATAGCAACAAAGAAAAAATCTGTCACTGCCATCCTTTATCCCATATTTCTTATCTCCCACTATAAAAAGGCTTTCGTGAGCAAGCTGAGCTCTTATCTGGTGTTTTCTGCCAGTAATCAGCTCAACATCTAAAAGTAAAATATTTTTATTATTTTTTTCAAATAATTTTAATATTTCTTTTGATTTTTTTAATTTGTTAAAATTTACATGCTTAAAATAAGTAATGCTTTTTTTAGATTCACGTGAAACAGGATTTTCTGAAACAATAACTTTATTTTCCAATGTTGTTAAATAATTTTCAATTTTAAAATCTTCCAAATTAAATTTTTCTCTCTCAAGTTTATTACGTCTAATAATATTTTTATTATGAACAACCGCAAAATATTTTTTGTGAACTTCATTATCCCTAATTTTTTGAGAAATATACCTAAGAAACTTCAAGGTTTTACAGCCAATGACAAGCCCTGATGTTTCAAAATCCAGCCTATTTGCAAAATTAATATTATCGCTTTTATAAATTTTCTTAAAGACTTCAGCAAGTCCGTACTTATGCCCAGTCCCTTTATGCATCG
This is a stretch of genomic DNA from Leptotrichia hofstadii. It encodes these proteins:
- the metF gene encoding methylenetetrahydrofolate reductase [NAD(P)H] — translated: MKIKDMFEQKEHLISFEIFPPNKNFSQEKLKEVTAELVECKPDFISVTYGAGGQTKGGTIEMASHIKNNLKTEVLAHLTCVGSKKSEIHDYLQEAKSKNVKNILALRGDIPQGETEDIYNKGDYKYASELISDLRKNSEFDDFSIGGAFYPETHYENNDLVDLFHLKNKVEAGTDFLTSQMFFDNDIFIKFKEQAEKLDIKVPLVAGIMPVTNAKQIKRIIELSKCSVPHKLDKLLEKYGDNPESMKKAGIMYASEQIIELLAYGIKGIHIYTMNKPEIAKEIMKNIEFAR
- a CDS encoding immunity 49 family protein; the protein is MNILIDEQKFKENYEILSDYKFDFEMEKRCIDYIKNKKGNQLSCMRTLSSGYKVLASKNLLIENNLNSFRLNCHISEKLKILGTSKESKLYKASYSLFGLIMSNNKEWISFLKNNLNYITSNDFNSKENTYIKSKDLHRNSFLSKTTILALLGDFEEVEKRSKKYLEEPLTKSYYAYTKYDFMFFEALVNKNTEKMKRAIHKLLEPKIAKKILFDTDINYSFYLNIYVLMYSKIALLHGFDLGINDKMAPKNLIDNTSLQSYEEPYDFMKKIDLVTLTPEKWKEWTEDYSIIVPIT
- the pdxK gene encoding pyridoxine/pyridoxal/pyridoxamine kinase, whose product is MSIKKVLTIAGSDTSGGAGIQADLKTFQERGVYGMNALTVIVTMDPRNSWAHKVFPIELNVIKEQIDTVVNGIGVDALKTGMLPTVEIIEYVGSILKNCKNPVVIDPVMVCKVSSGSTENLFPENVIAMKNHLLPYATVVTPNLFEAAQLAGMEKIDTLEEAKEAAKKICDLGAKNVVIKGRKFFAGEKSIDFLYDGKDFEFFESEKIDTEWNHGAGCTFSASITAELAKGSTVSEAVATTKKLITEALKQSFKLNDYTGPLNHKAFALK
- the sufC gene encoding Fe-S cluster assembly ATPase SufC, coding for MSLLELKNVKSEVEGKEILKGLNLTINKGEVHVIMGPNGAGKSTLASILVGHPKHELVDGEIILDGENINEDAVDERAKKGIFLSFQYPEEIPGLTVEDFLRTAKEAVTGEKQYLMQFHNELVEKMEKLHINPEYADRHLNVGFSGGEKKKNEILQMAVLEPKLAILDETDSGLDIDATKVVFEGVQKLKTKDTALLIITHYDKVLDYLKPDFVHILMNGKIVKTGGQELVESIEKDGYAKMKEELGL
- the accD gene encoding acetyl-CoA carboxylase, carboxyltransferase subunit beta, with amino-acid sequence MGLFSSRKSKNKYVTLTSKSKLTVDVVDDNKWKKCNRCNEIIYNEDLKNNLNVCPKCGNYFRLTAFERIELLIDEETFLEEDMTLNSKDMLNFPGYEEKLEVSREKSRMLDGVISGIGKINGIEVSIAAMEFSFMGGSMGSVVGEKITRALERGLKRKIPVVIVSSSGGARMQEGILSLMQMAKTSGAVKKLNEAGIPFISVPVDPTTGGVTASFAMLGDVIITEPNTLIAFAGPRVIEQTVNQKLPKGFQRAEFLLEHGMIDIISERKDLKTTIYRVLEKLV
- a CDS encoding acetyl-CoA carboxylase carboxyltransferase subunit alpha, with product MSIKDEIKELEDNIAELKRFSAERSIDFSAQITELEKNLEDKYRDFEENEMDAWNRIQISRNPQRPYTLDYINELTQDFVELHGDRLSKDDNAIVGGLATIDGYKIMIIGQQKGRDIDSNIYRNFGMASPEGYRKALRLMRMAERFKLPILTLIDTAGAYPGIEAEEKGQGEAIAKNLAEMFGFRVPIVSVVIGEGGSGGALGIGVADSILMLENSVYSVISPEGCASILFNDSTKAAEAARSLKMDAISLKSLGIIDEIIKEPLGGAHRNFEETAQNLKEMVVKEFKRIDKFSLRELLRRRYDKYRKMGEFFEE
- a CDS encoding RluA family pseudouridine synthase is translated as MRKILGKKEVVVHSEMEGMRLDRYLRKNFKDEPLSRIFGAIRSGDVKINGKKSKENYRLLLNDKITIRNLSTGNTEKIGEIVNTYKIKELKILEKDLEKYKKMVIFENDDFFIVNKKEKVPMHKGTGHKYGLAEVFKKIYKSDNINFANRLDFETSGLVIGCKTLKFLRYISQKIRDNEVHKKYFAVVHNKNIIRRNKLEREKFNLEDFKIENYLTTLENKVIVSENPVSRESKKSITYFKHVNFNKLKKSKEILKLFEKNNKNILLLDVELITGRKHQIRAQLAHESLFIVGDKKYGIKDGSDRFFLCCYSISFDNYKFSISDKAFF